In Myxococcus virescens, the genomic stretch CCGCCATGCGCGCCTTCGCCAAGGCCTACAACGTGGACATGGAGGAGGCCGAGCACTCCTTCGAGCACTACCCGACCTTCGCCCAGTTCTTCACCCGGGGCCTGAAGCCCGGCCTGCGTCCGGTGGACGCGGGGGAGAAGGTGGTGGTGTCCCCGGTGGATGGCCGCGTGTCCCAGGTGGGCTATTCGGACTACGGGCGCTGCCTGCAGGCCAAGGGCATCGAGTACACGGTGGACGAGCTGCTGGGGGATTCCGAGGCCGCCAAGCCCTTCCACGGCGGTGCCTGGACGACCATCTACCTGTCGCCGCGCGACTACCACCGCATCCACGCGCCGCTGGGCGGCACCATCACCGGGTACGCGTACATCCCCGGTGAGTTCTGGCCGGTGAACCCCGCGTCGGTGAAGAACAAGCAGTCCCTGTTCTGCGTCAACGAGCGGCTGGTGACGTACCTGGACACCGTGGCGGGCAAGTGCGCGGTGGTGAAGGTGGGCGCCACCTGCGTGTCGCGCATCAAGGCGGCCTACGACGAGGTGACGACGCACACCGGGCAGCCCGGCAAGGTGCACCGCTACGGCGCGGCCATGCCGGTGGAGAAGGGTGGGGAGCTGGGCCGCTTCGAGATGGGCTCCACCGTCATCCTCCTGTTCGAGCCCAAGCGCGTCACCTGGGACGACAGCCTCCAGGAGGAAGCGGTGGTTCGGCTGGGCAAGCGAATCGGAGTCATCACGTGAGTCAGAAGGTCGCGGGCGTCAAGGGCATGAACGATCTCCTCCCTGGGGAGATCGAAATCTGGCAGCACGTGGAGGCGCAGGCCCGCGAGCTGTTCGGCCGCTTCGGCTACGGTGAGATCCGCACGCCCATGGTGGAGGACACCGCGCTGTTCGTGCGCAGCGTGGGCGAGGAGACCGACATCGTCGGGAAGGAGATGTACACCTTCAACGACAAGGCGGACCGCAGCCTGTCCCTGCGCCCGGAAGGCACCGCGCCCGCGGCGCGCGCGTACATCGAGCACTCCATCGCCAATCAGGAGCCGCTCACGCGCTGGTTCTACGCGGGGCCCATGTTCCGCTACGAGCGGATGAAGACGGGCCGCTACCGCCAGTTCTATCAAATCGGCGCGGAGGCCTACGGCGCGAAGGAAGGCGCCCAGGACGTCGAGATGATGGACATGGTGGTGCAGTTCCTGGAGCGGCTGGGGCTCAAGGACATCACCCTGAACATCAACTCGCTGGGGGACGAGGCCTGCCGGCCCACGTACCACGGGAAGTTGGTGGAGTACCTCCAGGCCCACCGCGAGGAGCTCTGCGGGGACTGCCAGAAGCGCATGGAGAAGAACCCCCTGCGCGTCCTGGACTGCAAGAACGAGAAGTGCCAGGCCATCGCCGCGGCCGGCCCCAACGTGCTGGAGTCCCTGTGCGAGCCCTGTCGCGCGCACTTCGACGACGTGCAGCGGAAGCTGACGGCGCTGGGCATCCGGCACGTCGTGAATCCGCGCATGGTGCGGGGGTTGGACTACTACACGCGCACCGTCTTCG encodes the following:
- the asd gene encoding archaetidylserine decarboxylase (Phosphatidylserine decarboxylase is synthesized as a single chain precursor. Generation of the pyruvoyl active site from a Ser is coupled to cleavage of a Gly-Ser bond between the larger (beta) and smaller (alpha chains). It is an integral membrane protein.), coding for MNDQTFMKLMQVLPKSALSTVVGMATRLPVPAPVHQAAMRAFAKAYNVDMEEAEHSFEHYPTFAQFFTRGLKPGLRPVDAGEKVVVSPVDGRVSQVGYSDYGRCLQAKGIEYTVDELLGDSEAAKPFHGGAWTTIYLSPRDYHRIHAPLGGTITGYAYIPGEFWPVNPASVKNKQSLFCVNERLVTYLDTVAGKCAVVKVGATCVSRIKAAYDEVTTHTGQPGKVHRYGAAMPVEKGGELGRFEMGSTVILLFEPKRVTWDDSLQEEAVVRLGKRIGVIT
- the hisS gene encoding histidine--tRNA ligase; this translates as MSQKVAGVKGMNDLLPGEIEIWQHVEAQARELFGRFGYGEIRTPMVEDTALFVRSVGEETDIVGKEMYTFNDKADRSLSLRPEGTAPAARAYIEHSIANQEPLTRWFYAGPMFRYERMKTGRYRQFYQIGAEAYGAKEGAQDVEMMDMVVQFLERLGLKDITLNINSLGDEACRPTYHGKLVEYLQAHREELCGDCQKRMEKNPLRVLDCKNEKCQAIAAAGPNVLESLCEPCRAHFDDVQRKLTALGIRHVVNPRMVRGLDYYTRTVFEFIASHPALGTASTVGAGGRYDKLVKSLGGPDAPAVGFACGLDRLVLLLKESGQQFTVRPDVFVAVADAGSHDAALVLASRLRREGLRVEFDTRGGSLKSQMKRADKSSAEFTLVLGEAERTSGQAKLKPMAGGEPIPVALDEVAKVVRERQAVPA